A stretch of the Mycobacterium sp. ITM-2016-00317 genome encodes the following:
- a CDS encoding enoyl-CoA hydratase-related protein — protein MTEFQTITFEQTGSIARITLNRPDAANGMNGAMTRELAVAAARCDSPATKVVVLTGAGRFFCAGGDLKDFASAPSRGAHVKGVADDLHRAISTLARMDAVLITAVNGTAAGAGFSLAVAGDLVLAAESASFTMAYTRVGLSPDGGASYHLPRLIGTAKTKQLMLTNRTLTAQEASQWGLVGEVVADDQLRVRADELAEQMARTSAGSNGGVKALLSDTFGNGLEQQMELEARLIAARAESADGREGVDAFLSKRKPEFGPR, from the coding sequence GTGACCGAATTCCAGACCATCACCTTCGAACAGACCGGTTCGATCGCTCGCATCACGCTGAACCGCCCGGATGCGGCGAACGGCATGAACGGTGCGATGACGCGCGAACTGGCCGTCGCGGCGGCTCGCTGCGACAGCCCGGCCACCAAGGTCGTCGTCCTCACCGGGGCGGGCCGGTTCTTCTGCGCCGGTGGTGATCTGAAGGACTTCGCGTCCGCGCCCAGCAGGGGAGCGCACGTCAAGGGCGTCGCCGACGACCTGCACCGGGCTATCTCGACACTGGCGCGGATGGACGCGGTGCTGATCACCGCGGTCAACGGCACGGCCGCCGGTGCCGGCTTCTCGCTGGCAGTCGCCGGTGACCTGGTGCTGGCCGCAGAATCAGCGTCGTTCACGATGGCCTACACCCGCGTCGGGCTGAGCCCCGACGGCGGCGCGTCCTACCACCTGCCGCGACTCATCGGCACCGCCAAGACCAAGCAGCTGATGCTGACCAACCGCACGCTGACGGCGCAGGAGGCCTCGCAGTGGGGTCTGGTCGGCGAGGTCGTCGCCGACGATCAGCTCAGGGTGCGCGCCGACGAGCTCGCCGAGCAGATGGCGCGCACCTCGGCCGGATCCAACGGCGGGGTCAAGGCGCTGCTGTCGGACACCTTCGGCAACGGCCTGGAGCAGCAGATGGAACTGGAGGCGCGGCTGATCGCGGCGCGCGCCGAATCCGCCGACGGGCGCGAAGGTGTCGATGCGTTCCTGTCCAAGCGCAAGCCGGAGTTCGGTCCGCGCTAG
- the panB gene encoding 3-methyl-2-oxobutanoate hydroxymethyltransferase, with protein sequence MSEQPVYGAVAETPKRVKVRTHHLHKWKAEGHKWAMLTAYDYSTAAIFDEAQIPVLLVGDSAANVVYGYDTTVPVTLDELIPLVRGVVRGAPHALVVADLPFGSYEAGAQQALATATRMLKETGAHAVKLEGGERVAEQIAAISAAGIPVMAHIGFTPQSVNGLGGFRVQGRGDAAEQTIHDAIAVQEAGAFAVVMEMVPAELATQITGKLTIPTVGIGAGPNCDAQVLVWQDMAGMTSGRTAKFVKRFGGVGDELRRAAADYAHEVATGVFPAEEHSF encoded by the coding sequence ATGTCTGAACAGCCTGTGTACGGTGCTGTCGCCGAGACGCCCAAGCGCGTGAAGGTCCGCACCCACCATCTGCACAAGTGGAAGGCCGAAGGCCACAAGTGGGCCATGCTGACCGCGTACGACTACTCCACCGCCGCGATCTTCGACGAGGCTCAGATCCCGGTGCTCCTGGTCGGCGACTCCGCCGCCAATGTCGTCTACGGCTACGACACCACCGTCCCGGTGACGCTCGACGAGCTGATCCCGCTGGTGCGTGGTGTCGTCCGGGGCGCACCGCACGCGCTGGTCGTCGCCGATCTGCCGTTCGGAAGTTACGAGGCCGGGGCACAACAGGCGCTGGCCACCGCGACGCGGATGCTCAAGGAGACCGGCGCGCACGCCGTCAAGCTGGAGGGCGGTGAGCGCGTGGCCGAGCAGATCGCCGCGATCAGCGCCGCCGGCATCCCGGTGATGGCGCACATCGGCTTCACCCCGCAGAGCGTCAACGGCCTCGGCGGTTTCCGGGTCCAGGGCCGCGGGGACGCGGCCGAGCAGACCATCCACGACGCGATCGCCGTCCAGGAGGCCGGCGCGTTCGCCGTGGTGATGGAGATGGTGCCGGCAGAGCTGGCCACCCAGATCACCGGCAAGCTGACGATCCCCACCGTCGGGATCGGCGCCGGACCGAACTGCGATGCGCAGGTTCTGGTGTGGCAGGACATGGCAGGCATGACCTCGGGCAGGACGGCGAAGTTCGTCAAGCGCTTCGGCGGGGTCGGCGACGAGTTGCGCCGAGCCGCCGCCGACTACGCCCACGAAGTCGCCACGGGCGTGTTCCCCGCCGAGGAGCACTCCTTCTAG
- a CDS encoding wax ester/triacylglycerol synthase family O-acyltransferase, producing MQRLSGLDASFLYLETADQPLHVCSILELDTSTMPGGYTFDRLRDGLELCIKAMPEFRERLADSRFNLDHPVWVEDKDFDVNRHLHRIGLPAPGGRAELAEICGHIASLTLDRSRPLWEMWVIENVAGTDAHAGGRIAVLTKVHHCAVDGVTGANLMSKLCTTEADAPPPDPVDGPGGGTELEIAVSGALRFATRPLKLANVLPNTVSTVVDTVRRARNGRTMAPPFAAPKTAFNANVTGRRNVAFAQLDLEDIKTVKNHFGVKVNDVVMALVSGVLRTFLLERGELPESSLVAMVPVSVHDKSDRPGRNQVSGMFSRLETSIDDPVARLKAIAEANSVAKQHSSAIAATLLQDWTQFAAPAVFGAAMRVYASSRLSGARPVHNLVISNVPGPQGPLYMLGCEVGAMYPLGPIFHGSGLNMTVMSLSGNLDVGIVSCPELVPDLWDMADAFDVALRELLDATR from the coding sequence ATGCAACGGCTCAGCGGACTCGACGCCAGCTTCCTGTACCTCGAAACCGCAGACCAGCCTCTGCACGTGTGCTCGATCCTGGAACTCGACACTTCCACGATGCCGGGCGGCTACACCTTCGACCGGCTGCGCGACGGCCTGGAGCTGTGCATCAAGGCCATGCCCGAGTTCCGGGAGCGCCTCGCCGACAGCAGGTTCAATCTGGATCACCCAGTCTGGGTGGAGGACAAGGACTTTGACGTCAACCGCCACCTACACCGAATCGGCCTGCCCGCGCCGGGCGGCCGCGCGGAGCTCGCCGAGATCTGTGGCCACATCGCCTCGCTGACCCTCGACCGGTCGCGTCCGCTGTGGGAGATGTGGGTGATCGAGAACGTCGCGGGCACCGACGCGCACGCGGGCGGCCGCATCGCCGTGCTCACCAAGGTGCACCACTGCGCGGTCGACGGCGTGACGGGGGCGAACCTGATGTCGAAGCTGTGCACCACCGAGGCCGACGCGCCGCCGCCCGATCCGGTCGACGGGCCCGGCGGCGGCACCGAACTGGAGATCGCCGTCAGCGGCGCGCTGCGGTTCGCGACGAGACCGCTGAAGCTGGCCAACGTGCTGCCCAACACGGTGTCGACGGTGGTCGACACCGTCCGGCGCGCCCGCAACGGCCGCACCATGGCGCCGCCGTTCGCCGCGCCCAAGACCGCGTTCAACGCCAACGTGACCGGGCGCCGCAATGTCGCGTTCGCGCAGCTGGACCTCGAGGACATCAAGACGGTGAAGAACCACTTCGGCGTCAAGGTCAACGACGTGGTGATGGCACTGGTGTCCGGCGTGCTGCGCACGTTCCTGCTCGAGCGCGGCGAGCTGCCCGAGAGCTCACTGGTGGCGATGGTGCCGGTCTCGGTGCACGACAAGTCCGACCGTCCCGGCCGCAACCAGGTGTCGGGCATGTTCTCCCGCCTGGAGACCAGCATCGACGACCCGGTGGCCCGGCTCAAGGCCATCGCGGAAGCCAATTCTGTTGCCAAACAGCATAGTTCGGCGATTGCCGCGACCCTGCTGCAGGACTGGACCCAGTTCGCCGCGCCCGCGGTGTTCGGGGCCGCGATGCGGGTGTACGCCAGCAGCAGGCTCAGCGGCGCGCGACCGGTGCACAACCTGGTGATCTCCAACGTGCCCGGCCCACAGGGCCCGCTGTACATGCTCGGCTGCGAGGTCGGGGCGATGTACCCGCTCGGGCCGATCTTCCACGGCTCCGGACTGAACATGACCGTGATGTCACTGTCGGGCAATCTCGACGTCGGCATCGTGTCGTGCCCCGAGCTGGTGCCCGACCTGTGGGACATGGCCGACGCGTTCGACGTCGCGCTGCGCGAGCTGCTGGACGCGACCCGGTAG
- a CDS encoding alpha/beta hydrolase has translation MTLKPGAARSGLLLTLTVLLAGGCSQVVSGQALIAVPPPGSPVEWGPCDPGPSDQLRIPPGAECGMLSVPVDWDDPDGDVAQIALLRIKASGDKIGSLIINPGGPGKSGKEAAAVMSATLPEEVRQRFDLVGFDPRGVAESTPAVWCNSDADHDRLRADNVVEYTPEGVAHLEKLTKDFVQRCVDKMGLEFLGNVGTESVVKDLDALRAALGDEKLTFLGYSYGTRIGAGYAETYPQNVRAMVLDGAIDPNADPVEADVRQAAAFQQAFDDYATDCAIDPDCPLGTDPDKAVEVYHSLVWPLVDKPADTTDPRGLSYNDAVVGTILPLYSPGLWRHLTQALTEIKKGRGDTMLALADLYMGRDAQGHYNNGTDSRIAVNCVDKPAITDRATLVEQDRRVREAAPFMAYGEFTGLAPMTTCGYWPIPPTSTPHELDVDGLPPILVISTTNDPATPYQAGVDLARQLDGTLVTFEGTQHTVALQGDSCIDEIATRYLVDVTVPGPDVRC, from the coding sequence ATGACGCTCAAGCCCGGGGCCGCGCGATCCGGCCTCCTCCTGACGCTGACCGTGCTGCTCGCCGGCGGTTGCAGCCAGGTGGTGTCCGGGCAGGCGCTGATCGCGGTGCCCCCGCCCGGCTCACCCGTCGAATGGGGACCCTGCGACCCGGGCCCGTCCGATCAACTGCGGATCCCGCCCGGTGCCGAGTGCGGCATGCTCTCGGTGCCGGTCGACTGGGACGACCCCGACGGTGACGTGGCCCAGATCGCGCTGCTGCGGATCAAAGCAAGCGGCGACAAGATCGGCTCGCTGATCATCAACCCAGGAGGCCCCGGAAAGTCCGGCAAGGAAGCGGCCGCCGTGATGTCGGCGACGCTGCCCGAAGAGGTGCGGCAGCGGTTCGACCTGGTCGGGTTCGATCCGCGCGGTGTCGCCGAGTCCACGCCCGCGGTGTGGTGCAACAGCGACGCCGACCACGACCGGCTGCGTGCCGACAACGTCGTCGAGTACACCCCGGAGGGGGTGGCGCACCTGGAGAAGCTCACCAAGGACTTCGTCCAGCGCTGCGTCGACAAGATGGGCCTGGAATTCCTCGGCAACGTGGGCACCGAGAGCGTGGTCAAGGACCTCGACGCGCTGCGGGCCGCGCTCGGCGACGAGAAGCTGACGTTCCTGGGCTACTCGTACGGCACCCGCATCGGGGCCGGCTACGCCGAGACCTACCCGCAGAACGTGCGCGCGATGGTGCTCGACGGCGCGATCGACCCCAACGCCGACCCGGTCGAGGCCGACGTGCGTCAGGCCGCGGCGTTCCAGCAGGCGTTCGACGACTACGCCACCGACTGCGCCATCGACCCCGACTGCCCGCTGGGCACCGACCCGGACAAGGCCGTCGAGGTGTACCACTCCTTGGTGTGGCCGCTGGTCGACAAGCCGGCCGACACCACCGATCCGCGCGGTCTCAGCTACAACGACGCCGTCGTCGGCACCATCCTGCCGCTGTACTCGCCGGGGCTGTGGCGCCACCTGACCCAGGCGCTCACCGAGATCAAGAAGGGTCGCGGCGACACCATGCTCGCGCTGGCCGACCTGTACATGGGCCGCGACGCCCAGGGGCATTACAACAACGGCACCGACTCACGCATCGCGGTCAACTGCGTCGACAAGCCGGCGATCACCGACCGCGCCACCCTGGTCGAACAGGACCGCCGGGTCCGCGAGGCCGCGCCGTTCATGGCCTACGGCGAGTTCACCGGGTTGGCCCCGATGACGACGTGCGGGTACTGGCCGATACCGCCGACGAGCACACCGCACGAGCTCGACGTCGACGGTCTGCCGCCGATCCTGGTCATCTCGACCACCAACGATCCGGCCACCCCGTACCAGGCCGGAGTCGACCTGGCCCGTCAGCTCGACGGCACGTTGGTGACCTTCGAAGGCACCCAGCACACCGTTGCGCTGCAAGGCGATTCGTGCATCGACGAGATCGCCACCCGCTACCTCGTCGACGTGACCGTGCCTGGCCCCGACGTCAGGTGCTGA